DNA from Caldilineales bacterium:
CGGCGGTGGAGCGCCGGCTGCACGAACTGATCGGCCCCGTCGCCGGCAAGCTGCACACCGGGCGCAGCCGCAACGACCAGGTCGCCACCGACCTGCGCCTGTTCCTCCGCCAGGAGATCGGCGATCTGGATGCCCGGCTGGTGGCCATACAGCGAACCCTGGTGGCTGCATCCGAGCGTTATCTCGACCTCATCCTGCCTGGCTACACCCATCTGCAACCGGCCCAGCCCATCCGCTTCAGCCACTGGTTGCTGAGCTATTTCTGGATGTTGCAGCGCGACCGCGAGCGGCTGCACGACCTCTCGCGGCGGGTCGAGGTCCTGCCGCTCGGTTCGGGCGCGCTGGCCGGGACGCCGCTGGCCATCGACCGCCAGGCCTTGGCCGCGCGCTTGGGTTTCAGCCAGGTCAGCCCTAACAGCCTGGATGCCGTCAGCGACCGCGATTTCGTGGCCGAGTTCCTGTTCTGGGCGGCGCTGCTGGGGGTGCACCTCAGCCGCCTGAGCGAGGACCTCATCCTCTTCTCCAACCCCAGCCTGGGTTTCGTCATCCTGGCCGACGCCTTCACCACCGGCTCCAGCCTGATGCCGCAGAAGAAGAACCCCGACGCTTTCGAGCTGGCCCGCGGCAAGGCCGGCCGGCTCATCGGCCATCTGACCGGGCTGCTGACTACGCTCAAGGGGCTGCCCAGCAGCTACAACAAGGATTTGCAGGAAGACAAAGAGCCGCTGTTCGACGCCATCGACACCCTGGCCCTGGCCCTGCCCGTCCTCACCGGCGCCATGGCCACCCTGTCGCCGCAGCCCGAGCGCATGGCGGCGGCCCTGCGCGATGACATGCTGGCCACCGACCTGGCCGATTGGCTGGTGGCGCAGGGCGTCCCCTTCCGCCAAAGCCACGGCATCGTGGGTGAGGTGGTGCGGCTGGCCGAGCGCCGGGGCTGCTTGTTGCGCCAACTTGATCTGGCCGACCTGCAAGCCATCCACCCGGCCTTCAGCGCCCAAGCCCTGGCCGTGTGGGATTTCGAGCGTTCGGTCGAGCAGAGATCGGCCCCCGGCGGCACCGCCCGCACCGCCGTGCTCGCCCAGATCACCGCCGCCCGCGCCCTTTGCGGAGCTTGATCCGCGAAGGGCGCGAAGATCGCGAAGGGCGCAAACAAAAACGCCGCCTTTCATCCTCACCCCCCACGCCCTACGCATCACGCATCACGGAACACGGAACACTCTTCACGTTTCACTCTTCACGTTTCACCCCTCATCCCCATGTACCACGCTCATTTCCGCTGCTTCCGCGGCTGCCCCGGCCGCTACTCGCTCTACGAAGTCATCTACACCTGCCCCACCTGCGGCGGGCTGCTCGAGGTCGTCCACGAGACCCCGGCCCTGCGCGACCGCTCCGGCTCCGGCTGGATGCACCTGTTCGAAGGTCGTTCGGGCACCACCGCCTGGCCGTTTGGCTCCGGCGTCTGGCGCTACAAGGAGTGGGTCATCCCCGATCTGGAGGACGATAACATCGTCAGCACCTTCGAGGGCAACACCAACCTGTTCTGGGCGGCGCGGCTGGGCGAGCAGATCGGCCTGCCCGATCTCTGGGTCAAGCAGTCGGGCAATAGCCACACGGGTTCGTTCAAAGATTTGGGCATGACGGTGTTGGTCAGCGTGGTCAAGCAGATGATCGCCCAGGGCCGGCCGATCAAGGCCGTGGCCTGCGCCTCCACCGGCGACACCTCGGCGGCATTGGCGGCCTACGGCGCCGCCGCCGGCATCCCCACCATCGTCTTCCTGCCCCAGGGCAAAGTCAGCCGCGCCCAACTCATCCAACCCATCGCCAACGGCGCCACCGTCCTCGCCCTCGACACCGATTTCGACGGCTGTATGAAGATCGTCAAAGAGGTGACGAAGGACAACAGCATCTATCTGGCCAATTCGATGAACTCGTTGCGCATCGAGGGTCAGAAAACGGTGGGGTTCGAGGTGGTGCAGCAGTTCGATTGGCAGACGCCCGATTGGTTCGTGATCCCGGTTGGCAATCTGGGCAACATCAGCGCCCTGGGCAAGGGCTTGCTGCAAATGAAGGATCTGGGGCTGATCGACAAGCTACCGCGGCTGGCTGCAGCCCAGGCGGCCAACGCCAACCCGTTCTACGAGTCGTACAAGCGCGGGTTCAGCGAGAAGGTAAGCCTCAAGGCCCAGACCACCCTGGCCTCGGCCATCCAGATCGGCGACCCGGTCAGCTACGAGAAAGCCGCCGCCACCTTGCAGCATTTCGATGGCGTGGTCGAACAGGCCAGCGAGCACGACCTGGCCGAGGCCGCCGCCCGCGCCGACCGCACCGGCCTCTATACCTGCCCCCACACCGGCGTCGCCCTGGCCGCCCTGATCAAACTCGTCCGCCAGGGGATCATCCGGCCGCACGAGAAGGTCGTCGTCATCTCCACCGCCCACGGCCTCAAATTCACCCAGTTCAAGGTGGGCTATCACGACGACAAGCTAGAGGGCGTGGAAGCGCACCTGGCCAACGCGCCTATCTATCTGCCGGCGGATGTGGATGTGGTCAAGCGGACGTTGGAGCGGAAGTTGGCGCGAGCCTGAGATCAGGCCTTTGCCAAACTGAAGGCGCCATCTCGCCGCAGTTCGGTGAGCCGGATGACGAGGCGGAGCGCCTCATTCACGGCGGCTTCGTCTGGGAAGGCGCTGGCGACATCAGGCTCAAGCAGCACCAGGTTCGTGCCTTCACGATACCGCGCCGCGTATTTGCCCCGAACACCGTCTTTGAGCAGTGTGTGCAGATCGTATTCTGGACGTAGTTCATCGTCCATTTCACCGCTATAATTCTTCTTCATAAGCATTTCTTTCAGAGTGAGTCAATTCGCGCGCGCTAATAATGCGGATCCGATTTCTGCGTTCTACAAACGAGACCATCACTAAGCGATTCTTGTGCGTTTGTCCTACGATAATGAAACGATCTTCATTGAGTGAGTGGTCGGGATCAGGCGCAGTGACACTGAGCGGATCACTAAAAACCGTAGCTGCTTCTACAAATGCAATCTTGTGCTTCTGCAGATTCCTGGCGGCTTTTTGAGGGTTCCATTCGAATTCCATCTGTGACACTCTCCGTTACTCAGTCGCCCGATGCTTCTTCGAAGTGCTCGGCGCTGCGCATCTGACAACATTGTGCCACAACTGGCAGCATTTGCAAATGGCCCGCGCCGACGCCAACCGGCCCACCCACCACCATGCCCTCCCCCCACCCCTACACCACCCCCACCGGCCTGCAAATCAGCTTCCGGCGGCTGCGGCCCGAAGACGCGCCTTACATCGTCGATCTGTTCCAGCATCTCAGCCCCCAGAGCCGCTACCAGCGTTTCCAGATTCCGCTGGAACACGCCGACCCGGCCTGGGTGGAACAGATGGCCCGCGATATCGTGCGTGTGGAGGAACCGGGCGAGGGCTGGCTGGCTTTCGCCGACTTGCCCGATGAGCCGAACGCTTGCATTGGCGGCGGGCGCTTCATCGCCACCGGCGCAGGGGTGGCTGAGGCCTCGGTGACGGTGCGCGATGACTTCCAGAGCCAGGGGCTTGGCTCCGAGATCCTGCGGCTGCTGTTCGACGAAGCCCGTCAGGCCGGCATCCACACCATCACGGCCTATGTACAGGCTTCCAACCGGGCGGTCTTTGCCATGCTGGCGCACTTCGACCTCCCCTTCCGCACCAGCACTCAGCTGGGCGAGACGATGATCGAGGTGGATCTGACCGGCAGCCGCAGGCCACAAGCGCCGAGTGAGTCCACCTTGCCGCCGGGTTGAAGCTGTGCTATGCTGCCTCCTATGACGCAATGCGTCATAGGAGGCAGCATGGAACACTCCCTGACTTTTTTGACTCGCCGTAAGCGCCGTATCTGGTTGCGCCCGATGCGGCCAGACGATGTGAGCCATTTGATCGATATCTTTGCCCATCTCAGCCCCCAAAGCCGCTATTTTCGCTTTCACGAGCCGTTGGAAGCGCCCGACCCGGAGCAGGTGGAAGAGAAGGCGCGTGAGATAGCTGCGCTCGACCCCGACAAAGGTCGCGGCTGGCTGGCTTTTGCCAATGTGCGCGGGCGGAGGACGCCGGTGGGCGGGATCCGCTGGGTGCGGGTGGATGAGACCACCGCCGAGATCGCCCTGACGGTGCGGGATGACTTCCAGGGACAGGGCATCGGCCTCGAGCTATTGCGGATTGCCGTGCTGGATGCCGCCGCCGCCGGTGTGCGCAGGGTGGTGGCGGTCATCCAGGGCGCCAACCAGGCGGTGGTGCAATTGCTCCGGCACGCGCCTGCGCCGATCCAGAAGACGATTTCGGCGGGGGAAATCTATGTGGAGGCCGATCTGCGGGAGGTTGCCGCAGCGATGCGCGAACAAGCGCCGGCGGCGTCGGTGTAATCAGGCCAGGCGCAGACGCCGGAAAAGCCACGGCCCCAGGCCGATGACGAAGAAGCCCACCAGGGTGTAGCGCAGCAGCCGGACGGCCTGATCGAGCCGGAAGTTGCCTTCGACAAGAGGCGATAGCGCCAGGTCGAGACCGTAGAAAAGGGCGAGGAGACGGTTCACGCTCCGGGATCGGTCAGTAATGCCATCAGCACCCGCGCCGCATCGACCATGTCCTGGATGGCGATGTGCTCGTCGGGGGTGTGCACCTGGGCCATGCCGGTGGAGAGGACGACGCAGGGGATGCCGGCGTTGGTGTAGATGTTGCCGTCGGTGCCTCCGCCCGCCATTCTGGGCCGCACGACCAGGCCGAGTCGCTCGATGGCGCGCACAGCGGCGGCATAGGGGCGCTGGTCGGGGGTGAGGCGGTAGGTGTGGTAGAGCGGGATGACCTCGACGCTGATCGTCGCCCCGCGTTCGCTGGCGGCGCTTTGCAGGGCGCTGACCATGGCCTCGGTCTGGGCGGCCAGCCTGGTCGTGTCGCGGCTGCGGGCCTCGCCGTAGAGGGTCACGCGGTCGGGGACGATGTTGGTGGCCTCGCCGCCGTGGATGACGCCGATGTTGGCCGTGGTTTCGTCGTCGATGCGGCCCAAGGGCATGGCGGCGATGGCAGCGGCCGCCGCGACGATGGCATTGACGCCGTTCTCTGGCTCGGAGCCGGCGTGCGCTTTTTTGCCGTGGACGGTGGCCTCGATGCGATTTTGCGAGGGGGCCGAGTAGACGAGCGTGCCAATGGGGCCGCCAGCGTCGAGGACGACGCCCCAGGCGGCCTGGAGCCGGCCGGCATCCAACTGCCGCGCCCCCCACAACCCCAGCTCCTCGCTGACGGTGATCACGATTTCCAACGGCGGGTGGGGCCAGTCGGGGTGCTCGGCCAGCAGGGTCAGGGTCTCCAGGATGATGGCCACGCCCGATTTATCGTCGCCGCCGAGGATGGTGGGGCCTTCCGAGTAGATGACGCCGTCGCGGATGACCGGGATGATGCCGGTGTCGCTGCCGACGGTGTCCATGTGGCAGCTGAGGAGGATGGTTTCCTCGCCCTGGCCGGGCAAGCGGGCGATGAGGTTGCCGACGCCATCCTGTTCGACGGCGCAGCCCAGGTCTTGCAGTCGCCCCAGCAGGTGCTGGCTGATGGCGGCCTCGTGGCCGGAGGGGCTATCGATGCGAACCAGATCGAGGAAGAGATTGAGCAGGCGGTCGCGGTGGATGGAGTCGTGTGGGAGCATGGGAGGGAGGGGGGAGGGGGAGACGCAGGGAGGGGGAGACGCAGGGAGGGGGAGACGCAGGGACGCAGGGAGGGGGAGACGCAGGGACGGGGGGAGGGGACGCGGGGACGGGGGGAGAGGACGGGGGTCAGGGGGAGGGGGCGGGGGAGGGGCGGCGGAGGGCGAGGAGGCTGATGGCGCTGACGACGGCGCAGGAGATGGCCAACCAACGCATCATTTCGGGGATGCCGAGCAGGTCGGCCATCCATGCCGCCGCCAGCAGGGGGATCATGCCGATGAGGTTGGTGAGCATGAATTGGACGGTGAAGACGCGCCCGCGCAGGTTGGCGGGCGTCTGCCGCTGGATGGCGGTTTGGGCGATGGTGAGGACGCCATAGATGGCAAAGCCCGCCACCAGGGCTGTAGCCGAGACCATGACCGTGAGCGGCACCAGGCGTTCGGGGTAGACATCGAAGATGGGGATGCGAAGGGTGCTGTAGTCGCGGCTGAGGAAGCCCATGAAGGCGAAGCTGGAGCCGGTGAATAACAACATGGTCAGTTGCAGCCACTGTTGCGATAGCCGGCTGCCCCATCGTCCCAGGAAGATCATGGCGATGAACATGCCCAGGCCGGCGGGCGCAAAGACGAAGACGGCGTCTTCAGGCGCCAGGCCGAGGACGCGGGCGCTGAAGCCGGGCGCGATCATGGCCAGGATCATCACCAGCGTGGCTACGAGCGTGAGTTGAAGCATGGCCAGGCCCACCGTCCCTTCGCGGGCGACGAATCGCCAGCCTTCGTGGAGTTCCGCCTGCACCTCGCGGCGAGAAGCAAGCATGGTGACGCCTTTGACGCGACGACCGGGGTCGCGCGGCAGCAACAGGTCGAGGAAGAAGGCGAACAGGTAGCACAGCCCCATGAGCACGAAGGCGCCGCTCACCCCCACCGCTTTGACGGCCAACGGCGCCAGGAAGATGAGTCCGACGATCTGCGAGGCGGCGATGGTGATGTTGAAGATCGAGTTGGCGGTCATCAACCGCTCCTCACCCACCACCAGCGGGATTTTCGCCATCACGGCCGGGTTGTTGAAGACGCCGATGGCCGAAGCGATGAAGGTGATGAGATAGACGGCGATCAAGAGGGCGTCGCCGTGCAACCATTGGAGGACGAGCAGGTAGGCGAAGGCCAGCAGGGCGCGGGTGATGTTGGAGAGTGAGATGATCCACTTCTTGGGCACACGGTCGATGACGGCGGCCGAAAAGAACGAGAGCAGCACCGGCGGCAGGCTGAAAGCGACGATCATCAGGCCGATGTGGGCGCTTTTTCCGGTCAGGCGCTCGATGAGGACGAGCTGGACGAAGTGGATGCCGTTCTGAGCGGTGAGGGCCAGCAGTTGCGACAGCCAGATCAGCCGGAAGGCCGGGAGCCGGAGGATGGGGCGGAAGCCGTCGGTGCGAGGGGGTGGTGGCATGGGGGTGTGGGGCGTGTTCCGTGTTGCGTGTTCCGTGTTCCGTATTGCGTATTGCGTATTGCGTGTTATGTATCGAGTTGGAGGCTGTTTAGGCGCGATGTCAGGGCTTTCCGTTTCTCATTTGATGCAAGAGAACTCCTCGATAGTGTGTCATGCTGAGCGGGTCAATCGGCCAACTTACATGGTGAAGACCATACCAGCGAAGCATCCATTCGCTACGCTCAGGACAGGTTCTCGCGCGTCTTAGGTCAGCACTAACGGAAAGGCATCATACAATTCATGAGATTTGGATGGCCCACGCGAGATGCTTCGCTGGAATTCCTCTGCAACAACCTTGTGTGATCGACCCGCTCAGCATGACATAATTAGCACTCTGACGCTTTACGACTCAGTGGATATGAGAACCGGAAAGCCCTGGGCGCGATGTATCGTCAATAAGGCATGTTTCGATCTTTGCAACAGGTTGCAGTTCTTATCCGTGTTTCTTCCTACTTGTGTCATTAGAAAACTATCAACTAACAGCGATGCCTGTGGGCGCAAAATGAAATAAGACTAAGTGTTATCGATTTGTGTCGCGAGGTCGGGGGCAGGTTCGGGGGCGTGGTGGACGAAGGTTTTGACGGCTTTGCGGAATTCGTCGCGCGGGAGCAGCAGCCGGCGTTTGCAGGTCTGGCAGACGAGGCCGATGTCGGCCCCGGTGCGCACCACCGCCCATTCGTAGCCGCCGCAGGGGTGGGGTTTGCGCAGGCGGACGATGTCGCCGATGTGGATGGGGAGGTAGGTCATGGCGGCGGGGGGTGGTTATTGGGTAGTGGTTATTGCTTAGTGGCGGGGAGGGCCGTCATTCGGCGCTATCCAGGCGCCGCCGCGCCTGGCGGATGAAGTGCTTTTCAGAGTCGTAGGTCAGCAGGGCTTCGGCGGCGGGCAGGTCGGCGGCCCACAGCGGCTGAAACAGGGCTTCGGCGGCGTCGGGGCTGGTGGGGCGCGGCGGCTGGCGCCGGGGGTCGCGCAAACGCATGAGAAAGTAGCGTTCGTGGCGCTGTGTGATCCCGCCCGGTCGCGGGAACTCGATCGTGTTCTGACCCAGATCGGCCACGATCTCCAGCTGGCAGAAGCCGCTCTCCTCGCAGACCTCGCGCAGCGCCGCCTGTTCGGGCGTCTCGCCGGCCTCGATGTGGCCTTTGGGCAGGCGGATCTCGTGGCGAGAGCCTTCCTCGTCGGGCAGGTAGCGTTCGAGCAACAGGACGCGGCCGCTTTCGTCGAGGACGACGCCGCCGGCGGCGCGATAGGTGTTGAAGGGAGGCTGTGGCACGGGTTTCAATGGGGATGAGCGATGATCGCAGGGCGGCATCCGACCGGCGCGCCCGCAATAGTATGCCAGGCGATGGCCCAGGCCAAAATGGCGGGGTGGGATCGTGCATCATCGCTCGTATGCGCCTCTGACCGCGCGCGATAGGGCCGCACGCTTGCAACTTAGTTGGGACACGGATCAAGGCC
Protein-coding regions in this window:
- the argH gene encoding argininosuccinate lyase, yielding MTKLWGGRFEHEADAILSRFNDSIGFDRRLWEADLRGSRAYAEALHAAAVLTTAETQQILQGLEAVGEEWAAGRFLLQPDDEDIHTAVERRLHELIGPVAGKLHTGRSRNDQVATDLRLFLRQEIGDLDARLVAIQRTLVAASERYLDLILPGYTHLQPAQPIRFSHWLLSYFWMLQRDRERLHDLSRRVEVLPLGSGALAGTPLAIDRQALAARLGFSQVSPNSLDAVSDRDFVAEFLFWAALLGVHLSRLSEDLILFSNPSLGFVILADAFTTGSSLMPQKKNPDAFELARGKAGRLIGHLTGLLTTLKGLPSSYNKDLQEDKEPLFDAIDTLALALPVLTGAMATLSPQPERMAAALRDDMLATDLADWLVAQGVPFRQSHGIVGEVVRLAERRGCLLRQLDLADLQAIHPAFSAQALAVWDFERSVEQRSAPGGTARTAVLAQITAARALCGA
- the thrC gene encoding threonine synthase, translated to MYHAHFRCFRGCPGRYSLYEVIYTCPTCGGLLEVVHETPALRDRSGSGWMHLFEGRSGTTAWPFGSGVWRYKEWVIPDLEDDNIVSTFEGNTNLFWAARLGEQIGLPDLWVKQSGNSHTGSFKDLGMTVLVSVVKQMIAQGRPIKAVACASTGDTSAALAAYGAAAGIPTIVFLPQGKVSRAQLIQPIANGATVLALDTDFDGCMKIVKEVTKDNSIYLANSMNSLRIEGQKTVGFEVVQQFDWQTPDWFVIPVGNLGNISALGKGLLQMKDLGLIDKLPRLAAAQAANANPFYESYKRGFSEKVSLKAQTTLASAIQIGDPVSYEKAAATLQHFDGVVEQASEHDLAEAAARADRTGLYTCPHTGVALAALIKLVRQGIIRPHEKVVVISTAHGLKFTQFKVGYHDDKLEGVEAHLANAPIYLPADVDVVKRTLERKLARA
- a CDS encoding BrnT family toxin codes for the protein MEFEWNPQKAARNLQKHKIAFVEAATVFSDPLSVTAPDPDHSLNEDRFIIVGQTHKNRLVMVSFVERRNRIRIISARELTHSERNAYEEEL
- a CDS encoding GNAT family N-acetyltransferase produces the protein MPSPHPYTTPTGLQISFRRLRPEDAPYIVDLFQHLSPQSRYQRFQIPLEHADPAWVEQMARDIVRVEEPGEGWLAFADLPDEPNACIGGGRFIATGAGVAEASVTVRDDFQSQGLGSEILRLLFDEARQAGIHTITAYVQASNRAVFAMLAHFDLPFRTSTQLGETMIEVDLTGSRRPQAPSESTLPPG
- a CDS encoding GNAT family N-acetyltransferase; the encoded protein is MEHSLTFLTRRKRRIWLRPMRPDDVSHLIDIFAHLSPQSRYFRFHEPLEAPDPEQVEEKAREIAALDPDKGRGWLAFANVRGRRTPVGGIRWVRVDETTAEIALTVRDDFQGQGIGLELLRIAVLDAAAAGVRRVVAVIQGANQAVVQLLRHAPAPIQKTISAGEIYVEADLREVAAAMREQAPAASV
- a CDS encoding M20/M25/M40 family metallo-hydrolase, coding for MLPHDSIHRDRLLNLFLDLVRIDSPSGHEAAISQHLLGRLQDLGCAVEQDGVGNLIARLPGQGEETILLSCHMDTVGSDTGIIPVIRDGVIYSEGPTILGGDDKSGVAIILETLTLLAEHPDWPHPPLEIVITVSEELGLWGARQLDAGRLQAAWGVVLDAGGPIGTLVYSAPSQNRIEATVHGKKAHAGSEPENGVNAIVAAAAAIAAMPLGRIDDETTANIGVIHGGEATNIVPDRVTLYGEARSRDTTRLAAQTEAMVSALQSAASERGATISVEVIPLYHTYRLTPDQRPYAAAVRAIERLGLVVRPRMAGGGTDGNIYTNAGIPCVVLSTGMAQVHTPDEHIAIQDMVDAARVLMALLTDPGA
- a CDS encoding MFS transporter produces the protein MPPPPRTDGFRPILRLPAFRLIWLSQLLALTAQNGIHFVQLVLIERLTGKSAHIGLMIVAFSLPPVLLSFFSAAVIDRVPKKWIISLSNITRALLAFAYLLVLQWLHGDALLIAVYLITFIASAIGVFNNPAVMAKIPLVVGEERLMTANSIFNITIAASQIVGLIFLAPLAVKAVGVSGAFVLMGLCYLFAFFLDLLLPRDPGRRVKGVTMLASRREVQAELHEGWRFVAREGTVGLAMLQLTLVATLVMILAMIAPGFSARVLGLAPEDAVFVFAPAGLGMFIAMIFLGRWGSRLSQQWLQLTMLLFTGSSFAFMGFLSRDYSTLRIPIFDVYPERLVPLTVMVSATALVAGFAIYGVLTIAQTAIQRQTPANLRGRVFTVQFMLTNLIGMIPLLAAAWMADLLGIPEMMRWLAISCAVVSAISLLALRRPSPAPSP
- a CDS encoding DUF951 domain-containing protein: MTYLPIHIGDIVRLRKPHPCGGYEWAVVRTGADIGLVCQTCKRRLLLPRDEFRKAVKTFVHHAPEPAPDLATQIDNT
- a CDS encoding NUDIX domain-containing protein translates to MPQPPFNTYRAAGGVVLDESGRVLLLERYLPDEEGSRHEIRLPKGHIEAGETPEQAALREVCEESGFCQLEIVADLGQNTIEFPRPGGITQRHERYFLMRLRDPRRQPPRPTSPDAAEALFQPLWAADLPAAEALLTYDSEKHFIRQARRRLDSAE